A window of the Parabacteroides merdae ATCC 43184 genome harbors these coding sequences:
- a CDS encoding isochorismate synthase, translating into MTPDELRICNVVDTLIRKNRSFALWRIPGESPRFAMQTSGSARILYHIEELDEQSGFVIAPFHVSKQHPIVLIRPDIQKLPPDEETKVSYSMPAEQEFHHSETLVSFPENPKEDYSRRFNAFIEPLRRKQFEKLVLSRCQTIPADRANFSPAAAFLKATGRYKYSYVYLCHTPATGTWLGCTPEIILSGEKGKWHTVALAGTQPLQNGELPIEWDDKNREEQEYVAFYIRKQLQALGIKPTETPPIPVRAGELSHLRSDFSFPLPDNKKLGELLKRLHPTPAVCGLPKEETYRFIRENEGYDRSYYSGFIGWLAPEGKSDLYVNLRCMNILPGSFVLYAGGGILASSEIESEWLETEAKMQTMKRLINSIDKS; encoded by the coding sequence ATGACACCAGACGAATTAAGGATTTGTAACGTAGTCGACACATTGATCAGAAAGAACCGGAGTTTTGCACTCTGGCGGATACCAGGAGAATCGCCTCGTTTCGCCATGCAGACCTCCGGTTCTGCACGTATTCTTTATCATATCGAGGAACTGGACGAACAGAGTGGTTTCGTCATTGCTCCCTTCCATGTAAGCAAACAGCACCCAATCGTACTGATCCGGCCGGACATCCAGAAACTTCCGCCCGATGAGGAAACAAAAGTTTCATACTCGATGCCTGCGGAACAGGAATTCCATCATAGTGAAACGCTTGTCTCCTTCCCCGAAAACCCGAAGGAAGACTACAGCCGTCGTTTCAATGCCTTCATCGAACCGCTACGCCGAAAGCAGTTCGAGAAACTCGTGCTGTCGCGCTGCCAGACGATTCCGGCAGACAGAGCCAACTTCTCCCCTGCCGCCGCTTTCCTCAAGGCAACCGGACGGTACAAATATTCATATGTTTATCTCTGCCATACTCCCGCGACAGGCACATGGCTCGGATGTACGCCTGAAATCATCCTCTCCGGCGAGAAAGGAAAATGGCATACGGTCGCCCTTGCCGGCACCCAACCTCTCCAAAACGGGGAACTACCGATAGAATGGGACGACAAAAACAGGGAAGAACAGGAATATGTAGCCTTTTACATACGCAAACAACTGCAAGCATTAGGTATCAAACCGACAGAAACTCCTCCGATCCCGGTACGCGCCGGCGAACTGTCGCATTTGAGAAGCGACTTCAGCTTTCCACTGCCCGATAATAAAAAACTCGGCGAACTGTTGAAACGGCTCCATCCCACGCCTGCCGTCTGCGGACTGCCCAAAGAAGAGACGTATCGCTTTATCCGGGAGAACGAAGGCTACGACCGGAGCTATTATTCAGGCTTTATCGGTTGGTTGGCCCCCGAAGGGAAGAGCGATCTGTATGTAAACTTGCGCTGCATGAACATCTTGCCCGGATCATTTGTTTTATATGCAGGCGGAGGCATTCTTGCTTCTTCGGAGATAGAAAGCGAATGGCTTGAAACGGAAGCAAAAATGCAAACAATGAAGCGACTGATCAATTCAATTGACAAATCATAA